One segment of Ficedula albicollis isolate OC2 chromosome 2, FicAlb1.5, whole genome shotgun sequence DNA contains the following:
- the LOC101818635 gene encoding pituitary tumor-transforming gene 1 protein-interacting protein-like isoform X2, whose translation MASCSAFSQKTCEECLSNVSCLWCYTNSTCIDYPVRSIFPPSSLCSLSNARWGVCWINFEALIIAMAVVAGLILVSITVCCCYCCYCRRRSRRLDEEEEQLARKREERRLQSLQRKHERKLKHDEIRKKYGLLQDSDNPYSRFEND comes from the exons cATGTTCAGCATTTTCCCAGAAAACCTGTGAAGAATGTCTAAGCAATGTTTCG TGCCTTTGGTGTTACACCAACAGCACATGTATTGATTACCCTGTAAGAAGTATTTTTCCACCGTCTTCATTGTGTTCTCTCTCAAATGCCCGATGGGGAGTTTGCTGGA taaactTTGAGGCTTTAATTATTGCCATGGCTGTGGTAGCTGGACTCATTCTGGTGTCCATAACAGTCTGTTGCTGTTACTGCTGTTACTGCAGAAGGCGTTCCAGGAG ACTAGATGAAGAAGAGGAGCAGCTAGCTAGGAAGAGAGAGGAACGAAGACTACAGTCTCTTCAGAG gaaacatgaaagaaaactgaagcatGATGAAATACGTAAGAAGTATG GTCTTCTCCAGGATTCTGATAACCCCTACAGCAGATTTGAGAACGATTAA
- the LOC101818635 gene encoding pituitary tumor-transforming gene 1 protein-interacting protein-like isoform X1 has translation MASCSAFSQKTCEECLSNVSCLWCYTNSTCIDYPVRSIFPPSSLCSLSNARWGVCWINFEALIIAMAVVAGLILVSITVCCCYCCYCRRRSRSRLDEEEEQLARKREERRLQSLQRKHERKLKHDEIRKKYGLLQDSDNPYSRFEND, from the exons cATGTTCAGCATTTTCCCAGAAAACCTGTGAAGAATGTCTAAGCAATGTTTCG TGCCTTTGGTGTTACACCAACAGCACATGTATTGATTACCCTGTAAGAAGTATTTTTCCACCGTCTTCATTGTGTTCTCTCTCAAATGCCCGATGGGGAGTTTGCTGGA taaactTTGAGGCTTTAATTATTGCCATGGCTGTGGTAGCTGGACTCATTCTGGTGTCCATAACAGTCTGTTGCTGTTACTGCTGTTACTGCAGAAGGCGTTCCAGGAG CAGACTAGATGAAGAAGAGGAGCAGCTAGCTAGGAAGAGAGAGGAACGAAGACTACAGTCTCTTCAGAG gaaacatgaaagaaaactgaagcatGATGAAATACGTAAGAAGTATG GTCTTCTCCAGGATTCTGATAACCCCTACAGCAGATTTGAGAACGATTAA